A stretch of Linepithema humile isolate Giens D197 chromosome 3, Lhum_UNIL_v1.0, whole genome shotgun sequence DNA encodes these proteins:
- the LOC136999080 gene encoding protein Peter pan-like translates to MESAQATSSKINKGGIRKKMSKLGINPDKELEDDLLKDVDMVEQDIQLHDAAEKIKKLEEELESLKKIVAKKKENEEKGKKENEEKGKKENKDEKKRKKKRVKWKIDSQDQDGTEVVGVNVTIRILTKSAVDAHLFLTCDLTYNILYLTYNIYSVLLGIILCSVF, encoded by the exons ATGGAAAGCGCACAAGCCACCAgctcaaaaattaataagggaggaataagaaaaaa aatgtcAAAACTGGGGATAAATCCGGATAAAGAGTTGGAAGACGACCTATTAAAAGACGTAGACATGGTGGAACAAGACATTCAGCTGCACGATGCAGctgaaaaaatcaaaaaactTGAAGAAGAATtagaatctttaaaaaaaatag tagcaaagaaaaaggaaaatgaagaaaaaggaaagaaggaaaacgaagaaaaaggaaagaaggaaaacaaagatgaaaaaaaaaggaagaagaaaagagtaaaatggaaaatagaTTCACAA GACCAAGATGGAACAGAGGTGGTAGGGGTCAACGTAACAATAAGAATTCTTACAAAAAGCGCGGTGGacgcacatttatttttaacatgtgatttaacatataatattttgtatttaacatataatatttactctGTATTATtaggaattattttatgttctgtattttga
- the LOC136999077 gene encoding uncharacterized protein isoform X2, producing MLTKYNVDTSIVQEKNTSQKTCCIRETSRNIDHTFLTTNEKIDYLIELQKLSIKKENVVLTKINDLLKSINSLDKSGYIDNATVNNKSKDDDNIASLLPIEDAEQLKNFEEKLKNKEFYNQVTISFPDNSSAMQGAVYRHKFDVTEDYIIKKIGFWLANAPTRQAREKIKEEKSKNIEKENVKSKDTDDILALSGNESED from the exons ATGTtgacaaaatataatgttgACACCTCAATTGTACAAGAGAAGAATACTTCTCAGAAAACATGTTGCATAAGAGAAACTTCAAGAAATATAgatcatacatttttaacaactaatgaaaaaatagattatttaattg aattacaaaaattatctataaagaaggaaaatgttgttcttacaaaaattaatgatctACTAAAATCTATCAATAGTCTGGATAAATCAGGATATATAGATAATGCTACAGTTAATAACAAGAGTAAAGATGATGATAATATTGCTTCTTTACTTCCAATTGAAGATGCAGAACAACTGAAAAActtcgaagaaaaattaaaaaataaggaattttataatcaagtg ACAATTTCTTTTCCTGACAATTCATCTGCAATgcaag gtGCCGTTTATCGTCATAAATTTGATGTAACAGAGGACtacatcattaaaaaaataggatTTTGGCTTGCTAATGCACCTACTCGTCAGGCTCGAGAAAA aataaaggaagaaaaaagcaagaatatagaaaaggaaaatgtaaaatcaaaaGACACCGACGATATTCTTGCACTTTCAGGAAATGAAAgtgaagattaa
- the LOC136999077 gene encoding uncharacterized protein isoform X1 produces MYSIVEFNDGIFAIPTIWLSTDKKKAKWPPFDERKTLKAISRREEPDENWEFLSVIRIFGTASDYDNAMKKVSLAEQLTDISDSENAKKTRKRRARRMLSSEDSDNEEYPPRKRSNRIKSSMKKTMNSNIQYPEFPSTSKLPLISMENDNSIEKHDGDTSIVHDDDTSIVQKKNTFMKTFTIKDTSTDIDVDHTSNEKIVDVIEARI; encoded by the exons atGTATTCAATCGTTGAATTTAATGATGGAATATTTGCTATTCCAACTATTTGGTTAAGCACAGACAAGAAAAAAGCTAAATGGCCTCCATTTgatgaaagaaaaactttgaaaGCTATCTCTAGGAGAGAAGAACCTGATGAAAATTGGGAATTTTTAAGTGTCATAAGAATTTTTGGAActgcat CTGATTATGATAATGCTATGAAAAAAGTGTCCTTAGCAGAACAGCTGACTGATATTAGTGAttcagaaaatgcaaaaaagactAGAAAACGTCGTGCACGTCGTATGTTATCAAGTGAGGATTCTGACAATGAAGAATATCCTccaagaaaaagatcaaacagaattaaaagtagtatgaaaaaaacaatgaattCCAACATCCAATATCCAGAATTTCCTTCAACATCCAAATTACCACTTATTAGTATGGAAAatg ATAATTCAATTGAAAAACATGATGGTGATACATCAATTGTACATGATGATGATACATCAattgtacaaaagaaaaatacttttatgaaaacattCACCATTAAAGATACTTCTACAGATATAGATGTAGATCACAcaagtaatgaaaaaattgttgacGTAATTG AAGCACGTATCTAA